The Cryomorphaceae bacterium 1068 genome window below encodes:
- a CDS encoding DUF5723 family protein encodes MKTTLTLVGAFFCTFFASAQMENAAFTETGRGASFAFATDYHALGINPANLAFGNPYNKKYTLGLGQTGLSFYSEAFTKEQLWDGITDVDGSLTAAEKQQAGIDFADSDYSVNLYTTIFGFAVNTENAGYFAVSVNFRTSFYSTFNDVGASQLFTGYIDPYFDQWEVQNEDGTTSIIPNGGAESDRLDDVLLGIASNPQFASDLYRDSRLKSMAFTELNFGYGRNVYENDDISINAGVGVKYLQGLFVVDLNLEGGQVQDAFIAASPALDIDLGDGEDNPSFQEGSGYSPVGDGFGFDIGVNAEISDQFRVSASITDIGSINFDGNVYSSADTIVFDIETQGIDSYNVFGNYDSFAGDDGVFDWKGQREQKVNLPTQFRAGFGYFHDEKLRVGLDFAFPLNEEPGNIEKMAFAFGAEYLVASSVSLSAGIGAGDNFGFRVPFGVNFVINEGSWELGVASRDVMYFFRDDRPNLSFVMGLLRFRFGDMEQENPSRMY; translated from the coding sequence ATGAAAACTACACTAACCCTCGTAGGTGCTTTTTTCTGTACCTTCTTCGCTTCCGCTCAAATGGAAAATGCTGCTTTTACCGAAACCGGTAGAGGTGCTTCGTTCGCTTTCGCAACTGATTATCATGCGCTGGGTATCAACCCTGCCAACCTTGCCTTTGGAAATCCATATAACAAAAAGTACACTCTTGGCCTGGGACAAACAGGTCTGTCTTTTTATAGCGAGGCATTCACTAAGGAACAATTGTGGGATGGGATAACCGATGTAGACGGGAGTTTGACTGCCGCTGAAAAGCAACAGGCAGGAATTGATTTTGCCGATTCTGACTATTCTGTAAATCTGTATACCACCATTTTCGGGTTTGCGGTGAATACGGAAAACGCAGGATATTTTGCAGTAAGTGTAAACTTCCGTACCTCTTTCTACTCCACTTTCAATGATGTGGGTGCGAGTCAATTGTTTACCGGATATATTGATCCGTACTTTGACCAGTGGGAAGTGCAAAATGAAGATGGTACAACGTCAATTATTCCCAATGGCGGTGCAGAATCAGACCGGCTTGATGACGTTCTCTTGGGTATTGCAAGTAATCCACAATTCGCGAGTGACTTGTACCGAGATTCAAGATTGAAGTCAATGGCATTTACTGAATTGAACTTTGGCTATGGACGCAATGTATACGAGAATGACGATATTTCTATCAATGCGGGGGTAGGAGTAAAGTACTTACAAGGTCTCTTCGTTGTAGATTTGAATCTAGAGGGAGGCCAAGTTCAAGATGCTTTCATCGCAGCATCTCCCGCGTTGGATATAGATCTTGGTGATGGCGAGGACAACCCCTCATTTCAAGAGGGTTCAGGTTATTCTCCCGTTGGTGATGGTTTTGGATTTGATATTGGTGTGAATGCGGAAATAAGTGATCAGTTTAGAGTTTCTGCTTCCATTACTGATATTGGGTCGATAAACTTTGATGGCAACGTATACAGCTCGGCCGATACGATCGTTTTCGATATTGAAACTCAAGGAATCGACAGCTATAATGTCTTCGGAAATTACGATTCTTTCGCTGGTGATGATGGTGTATTTGATTGGAAGGGGCAGCGCGAACAAAAGGTAAATCTACCTACCCAGTTTCGGGCAGGGTTTGGCTATTTTCATGATGAAAAACTCAGAGTAGGTTTGGATTTCGCTTTTCCTTTAAATGAAGAACCCGGAAATATTGAGAAAATGGCATTTGCTTTTGGAGCGGAATACCTCGTGGCCTCTTCAGTGAGCTTGTCGGCGGGAATTGGTGCAGGAGACAACTTTGGATTCAGAGTTCCGTTTGGAGTGAATTTCGTCATTAATGAAGGAAGCTGGGAACTAGGCGTAGCATCGAGAGATGTGATGTACTTCTTCCGTGATGATCGTCCCAATTTATCTTTTGTAATGGGACTACTTCGTTTCCGTTTTGGAGATATGGAGCAGGAGAACCCTTCAAGGATGTACTAG
- a CDS encoding DUF3857 and transglutaminase domain-containing protein → MKHIALCFFLLLSVITSGQKIAFTEIPEWVKDEIPEITSKTTKNDVIGGAYTSVIDYQTNLITKDDYFFTRTHVLTETGVSWSSEISITIDTIYNELDFHYFRIIRDDQIIDRTSDLTLDFLSREDNLSQGIYTGAVTAHDILEDIRKGDIIEYAYTIKGENPIFEGHSYRSYALASINPIDYYRLRLIKDPKSEYFISALNMEDLPTWNKNGKIEELELVRTNLESFEFEESTPPWHIAFPYFFVSAFPEMSSVSNWAVKIFELENESKLAISTLFEQITAGIDKEEEKIDAIIRWVQNEIRYMGIESGIGSIKPFQPAQTIEQRYGDCKDKTLLLVSLLKEMDIEAYPYLVNSTMQHRLGDLAPGAQIFDHVITYFSYDYEDYYIDPTVSFQGGSLGKRATFDYGLGLLVKTGTELSEMEGQDNESSMLIEESFEIVDFENAGMLTVKSTLSGMNADYMRMYLDVFSTRELSKEFRAVYGVLYDVFEKEKLNISDDLNANIIEITEVYETQSIFKTIEQEGKEFYQMHYEPLSLYDYVSSMNCEYKNYPVYVPYPVNFKQITSVKLPLPLIIPLDVKTVDNSAFNYLYSEKMKDMTELVLSYTYRAKTNEIKNTEFNQVCRDMQGIIQELPLTLTFPKNL, encoded by the coding sequence ATGAAACATATTGCTTTGTGCTTTTTTCTTTTGCTAAGCGTAATTACATCGGGACAGAAAATTGCTTTCACCGAAATACCCGAATGGGTAAAAGACGAGATCCCGGAAATTACCTCAAAAACAACCAAGAATGATGTGATTGGTGGTGCTTATACATCGGTGATTGACTACCAGACTAACCTGATTACAAAAGACGACTATTTCTTCACGAGAACACACGTACTTACTGAAACAGGCGTGTCATGGTCGTCTGAAATTAGCATAACGATTGATACCATTTACAATGAGCTCGATTTTCACTATTTCCGAATAATTCGGGACGATCAAATTATCGATCGAACTTCAGACCTGACATTGGATTTTCTTTCCAGAGAAGACAACCTAAGTCAAGGAATTTATACCGGTGCGGTAACGGCACACGATATCTTAGAAGACATAAGAAAGGGGGATATCATAGAGTATGCCTACACTATCAAAGGAGAGAATCCCATATTCGAAGGTCACAGTTACCGCAGTTATGCTCTGGCATCTATAAACCCTATTGACTATTACCGACTTCGCTTAATAAAAGATCCGAAAAGTGAGTATTTCATTTCAGCATTGAATATGGAGGATTTGCCGACGTGGAATAAGAATGGAAAAATAGAAGAACTAGAGTTGGTGAGAACAAATTTAGAATCATTCGAATTTGAGGAATCTACTCCACCTTGGCACATAGCTTTTCCTTACTTTTTCGTATCAGCTTTCCCCGAAATGAGCTCAGTAAGCAATTGGGCCGTGAAAATTTTTGAACTGGAAAATGAAAGTAAATTGGCCATCTCAACCTTATTTGAGCAGATCACAGCAGGAATAGACAAGGAAGAAGAGAAGATAGATGCCATCATCAGATGGGTTCAAAATGAGATTCGATACATGGGGATAGAATCAGGGATAGGATCAATTAAACCATTTCAACCCGCCCAAACCATCGAACAGCGCTATGGTGATTGCAAAGACAAGACGCTGCTCTTGGTTTCCCTTTTAAAGGAGATGGATATAGAGGCCTACCCGTATCTAGTAAATTCCACGATGCAGCACAGGCTTGGAGACCTAGCACCCGGTGCCCAAATCTTCGATCATGTTATCACCTATTTTTCTTATGATTATGAAGATTACTATATCGATCCTACCGTATCATTTCAAGGAGGTAGCCTGGGTAAGAGAGCAACTTTTGACTACGGTTTAGGGCTTTTGGTGAAAACAGGTACCGAACTGAGTGAGATGGAAGGACAAGACAATGAATCGTCGATGTTGATAGAAGAATCCTTTGAAATTGTTGATTTCGAAAATGCCGGAATGCTTACCGTAAAATCGACTTTGAGCGGAATGAACGCAGACTATATGCGCATGTATCTCGATGTCTTTTCTACACGTGAATTATCGAAGGAGTTTAGAGCGGTCTATGGTGTGCTTTACGATGTATTTGAAAAAGAGAAGCTGAATATCTCTGATGATCTCAATGCCAATATTATCGAGATTACCGAAGTCTATGAAACTCAATCGATTTTTAAAACAATAGAACAGGAGGGTAAAGAGTTTTACCAGATGCATTACGAGCCTTTAAGCCTTTACGACTACGTGAGCAGTATGAACTGTGAGTACAAAAACTATCCTGTATATGTCCCCTACCCTGTAAATTTCAAACAGATTACCAGTGTAAAACTTCCTCTGCCTCTGATCATACCTCTGGACGTAAAAACTGTAGATAATTCGGCATTTAACTACCTGTATTCAGAAAAGATGAAAGACATGACTGAACTAGTACTTTCCTACACTTACCGAGCGAAAACGAATGAGATTAAAAATACAGAGTTCAATCAAGTTTGTCGGGACATGCAAGGAATCATACAAGAATTGCCGCTTACACTCACCTTTCCTAAAAATCTTTAA
- a CDS encoding serine hydrolase gives MNRRLLFLFSALLIILASCTAGRMIIYNFADIKDYKKFANRPIQAPSDTWTFSYGDSLKPPKTITADGESMAWRDFLEEYKSVAFLLIRNDTILIEDYLNGYDEESIVTSFSVAKSVVSILYGIAIEEGIISGVDEPVTQYIPELKEAGFDKVTIEHLLQMTSGLKFNESYANPFGEAANYYYGSNLERLVTHAKLENEPGAEFNYVSGDTQILTLILSRALGEKAVSAYFEEKIWKPLGMEFDASWSLDKKDGLEKGFCCLNMRARDFAKIGRLYLNKGNWNGTQIVPADWVAQSTKVDSSNGSADYYQYQWWLFPEKNEFYANGILGQYIFVSPDKNIVAVRLGKKTAGVGWSGFISKLSESYGQQIQE, from the coding sequence ATGAATAGACGTCTTCTCTTCCTTTTTTCAGCACTGCTTATTATCCTTGCTTCGTGCACTGCAGGTAGAATGATCATTTACAACTTTGCTGACATCAAGGATTATAAGAAATTCGCAAACCGACCTATCCAAGCACCTTCAGATACCTGGACATTTTCTTACGGTGATTCTTTGAAACCTCCTAAGACTATAACTGCCGACGGCGAATCGATGGCATGGAGAGATTTTCTGGAAGAGTATAAATCAGTTGCTTTTCTACTGATTCGAAACGACACCATTCTGATCGAAGACTACCTCAATGGCTACGATGAAGAATCTATCGTAACATCTTTCTCAGTGGCGAAATCGGTGGTTTCGATTCTTTATGGAATTGCTATTGAAGAAGGCATCATAAGCGGCGTGGATGAACCGGTTACCCAATACATTCCCGAGTTGAAGGAGGCAGGGTTTGACAAGGTCACAATCGAGCACTTGCTTCAGATGACTTCGGGCCTGAAGTTTAACGAGAGCTATGCCAACCCATTCGGTGAAGCAGCCAATTACTACTACGGTAGCAACCTGGAAAGGCTGGTAACGCATGCAAAGTTGGAAAACGAACCAGGTGCGGAATTCAATTATGTAAGTGGAGACACCCAAATACTCACACTCATTCTTTCTCGTGCCCTCGGAGAAAAAGCGGTAAGCGCCTATTTCGAGGAAAAAATCTGGAAACCTCTTGGTATGGAGTTCGATGCTTCTTGGAGTTTGGATAAAAAGGATGGCTTGGAGAAGGGGTTTTGCTGCCTTAACATGCGTGCTCGTGATTTCGCAAAAATCGGGCGACTTTATTTGAACAAAGGCAATTGGAACGGAACCCAAATCGTACCCGCAGATTGGGTAGCCCAATCCACAAAAGTTGACAGTTCTAATGGGAGTGCCGACTATTATCAATACCAATGGTGGCTTTTTCCTGAAAAGAATGAATTCTACGCCAATGGAATTTTGGGGCAATACATATTTGTAAGTCCTGATAAGAACATCGTAGCAGTGCGATTGGGGAAGAAAACTGCCGGTGTCGGCTGGTCAGGGTTTATCTCGAAATTGTCTGAGAGCTATGGACAGCAAATTCAAGAGTAA